From Afipia carboxidovorans OM5, one genomic window encodes:
- a CDS encoding protein-S-isoprenylcysteine O-methyltransferase: protein MLLLASKIIWAIGVVGWFVIRYPHDRRARRTPKVRQASGLREKLLLASSTTGLGILPALYVFLHAFSFADYPLHPLQVVIGGLIFAVALWMFRRTHKDLGRNWSVTLEVRDQHRLVTQGVYNRVRHPMYAAFWLWALAQVFLLPNWIAGPAGLIGFGILFFMRVGHEEQMMIDTFGDEYRAYMRRTARVLPGIY from the coding sequence GTGCTGCTTCTGGCGAGCAAGATCATCTGGGCCATCGGCGTCGTCGGCTGGTTCGTCATTCGTTATCCGCACGATCGCCGCGCGCGGCGCACGCCGAAAGTCCGCCAGGCCTCGGGGCTGCGCGAGAAACTGCTGCTTGCCTCCTCCACCACCGGCCTCGGCATCCTGCCTGCGCTCTACGTTTTCCTGCACGCCTTCTCGTTTGCCGACTATCCGCTGCACCCGCTGCAGGTGGTGATCGGCGGCCTCATCTTCGCGGTGGCGCTGTGGATGTTCCGCCGCACGCACAAGGATCTCGGCCGCAACTGGTCGGTGACGCTCGAAGTGCGCGACCAGCACCGCCTCGTCACCCAAGGCGTCTACAATCGCGTCCGTCATCCGATGTACGCGGCGTTCTGGCTGTGGGCGCTGGCGCAAGTGTTTCTGCTGCCGAACTGGATCGCGGGACCGGCCGGACTGATCGGCTTCGGCATCCTGTTCTTCATGCGCGTCGGGCACGAAGAGCAGATGATGATCGACACCTTCGGCGACGAATATCGCGCCTACATGCGCCGCACCGCGCGCGTCCTGCCGGGGATTTACTAG
- a CDS encoding 2-oxo acid dehydrogenase subunit E2, with translation MKWPLLSPARRNADIPLYNRYYLHAPKASHADPVIVMGTEVEADALLAFLQDKNRAGGTLLTTAHTLIRATALALVRYPEMNSRVVGRRIYRFSEIAIRMGFFHRKANEIDLLLIASADKKSLEKIAAEVWQRLVEAARGSGARDRDLARMRKVPAFLFRQGLRFYGLLDRHFHLPAVSRLDELRRGGVMVNDLSHSGAPPMRMYKPSRFADGSDSLNLTLGPVETKLVMRDGKPVEVRVMPLFLRADHRLADAYQIGRFLAAVREGLQEPGRLEMSDPAAMSSSPLPSGERSRTK, from the coding sequence ATGAAATGGCCTTTGCTGAGTCCTGCGCGGCGAAACGCGGATATCCCGCTCTACAACCGCTATTACCTGCACGCGCCGAAGGCGAGCCATGCCGATCCGGTGATCGTGATGGGCACCGAAGTCGAGGCCGATGCGCTGCTTGCCTTCCTGCAGGACAAGAACCGCGCGGGCGGCACGCTGCTCACCACCGCGCATACGCTGATCCGCGCCACCGCACTGGCGCTGGTGCGTTATCCCGAGATGAACAGCCGCGTGGTCGGCCGCCGAATCTATCGTTTCAGCGAGATCGCCATTCGCATGGGCTTCTTCCATCGCAAGGCGAATGAGATCGACCTTTTGCTGATCGCCTCCGCCGACAAAAAGAGTCTGGAAAAGATCGCCGCCGAAGTCTGGCAGCGGCTTGTCGAAGCCGCGCGCGGCAGCGGCGCGCGCGACCGCGATTTGGCGCGCATGCGCAAGGTGCCGGCGTTCCTGTTCCGGCAGGGGCTGCGCTTCTACGGCCTTCTCGATCGGCATTTCCATTTGCCCGCCGTGAGTCGCCTCGACGAACTGCGGCGCGGCGGGGTGATGGTGAACGATCTTTCGCATTCGGGCGCGCCGCCGATGCGAATGTACAAGCCGAGCCGCTTTGCCGATGGCAGCGACTCGCTCAATCTCACGCTCGGGCCGGTGGAAACGAAATTGGTGATGCGCGACGGCAAGCCTGTCGAAGTGCGGGTCATGCCGCTGTTTCTGCGTGCCGATCATCGTTTGGCCGACGCCTATCAGATCGGTCGCTTTCTCGCCGCGGTGCGCGAGGGCTTGCAGGAGCCGGGGCGGCTTGAGATGAGCGATCCTGCGGCGATGTCCTCTTCACCTCTCCCCAGTGGGGAGAGGTCGCGAACGAAGTGA
- a CDS encoding phosphopantetheine-binding protein, which yields MALQRAEVEAEILKFVASRCPNYSGLGRDTDLLEEELLDSLLLIDVIYQIEERYGIKLGGEHVGPVHFRTPGTIVDLVLSQAAPQA from the coding sequence ATGGCATTGCAGCGGGCCGAGGTCGAGGCCGAGATTTTGAAGTTCGTGGCGTCGCGTTGCCCGAATTATTCCGGCCTTGGGCGCGACACCGATCTTCTTGAGGAAGAGCTTCTCGATTCGCTGCTGCTGATCGACGTGATCTATCAGATCGAAGAGCGCTACGGCATCAAGCTCGGCGGCGAGCATGTCGGCCCCGTGCATTTCCGCACGCCCGGCACGATCGTCGATCTGGTGCTGAGCCAGGCAGCGCCGCAGGCATAA
- a CDS encoding class I adenylate-forming enzyme family protein, whose translation MDTVILQFDDDARPSRASASGQGAAPSLEGVDHLGLAFFDVARARGAHPAIETEKAAFTYDWLLRAAESVRRYLCSREDFAPGARVALKLANSPEYVAAFYGTLLADGVVVPLPVALEPARLQQVEDACRPDILIVPKNLADNTSDVVTLVADTPSDLARPVVQRSRDDLAMLLFTSGSTGLPKGVMLSHGNLLANARAILHELPITPDERALVLLPFCHAFGNSILQTHILAGATMVFAGALMFPATIPQAIAKFSATSFSAVPEVYGMLLKYGGLGDQKMPSLRYMSVAGGGLRHDLSLRMAELIKPAEFYVMYGQSEASARLAVLPPAELKAREGSIGRALDGVALAVMDDAGAALPPGEAGMLCARGPNVMLGYWQDSAATADVLGADGWLRTGDLARRDADGYFYIEGRANLLVKVQGYRVHPAEVESIVEAAFPGARAVAVPVPHAGDTRFALFVAPQGAAVDVGSLQAACRAALASHKVPVHIEIVEELPLTSGYKVDRAALSARAAAAGQPPSPE comes from the coding sequence ATGGACACCGTTATCCTGCAATTCGACGATGATGCGCGGCCCTCGCGCGCGAGCGCGAGTGGGCAGGGCGCTGCGCCGTCGCTCGAGGGCGTCGATCATCTCGGGCTGGCGTTCTTCGATGTCGCGCGTGCGCGTGGTGCGCATCCCGCGATCGAAACCGAAAAGGCGGCGTTCACCTATGACTGGTTGCTGCGTGCCGCCGAAAGCGTGCGCCGCTATCTCTGCAGCCGCGAGGATTTTGCACCGGGTGCGCGCGTTGCGCTAAAGCTTGCGAACTCGCCGGAGTACGTCGCGGCGTTTTACGGCACGCTGCTCGCCGATGGCGTCGTGGTGCCGTTGCCGGTCGCGCTCGAACCGGCGCGGTTGCAGCAGGTCGAGGATGCCTGCCGCCCCGACATCCTGATCGTGCCGAAAAATCTGGCGGACAACACATCCGATGTGGTGACGCTCGTTGCCGATACGCCAAGTGATCTCGCACGCCCGGTTGTGCAGCGTAGCCGTGACGATCTCGCGATGCTGCTGTTCACCTCGGGCTCGACCGGTTTGCCGAAAGGCGTGATGCTGAGCCACGGTAATCTTCTCGCCAATGCACGCGCGATCCTGCACGAACTGCCGATCACGCCGGACGAGCGCGCGCTGGTGCTGCTGCCGTTCTGCCATGCGTTCGGCAATTCGATTCTGCAGACGCATATACTGGCAGGCGCGACCATGGTGTTCGCGGGCGCGCTGATGTTTCCGGCGACGATCCCGCAGGCCATTGCCAAATTTTCCGCGACGAGTTTTTCCGCCGTGCCGGAAGTCTACGGCATGCTGCTGAAATACGGTGGCCTCGGCGACCAGAAGATGCCGAGCCTGCGCTATATGTCGGTCGCGGGCGGCGGATTGCGCCACGATCTCTCGCTGCGGATGGCGGAGCTAATCAAGCCTGCCGAATTCTATGTGATGTATGGGCAGTCGGAGGCGAGCGCGCGGCTTGCGGTGCTGCCGCCGGCCGAGCTTAAAGCACGTGAAGGCTCGATCGGCCGGGCGCTCGACGGCGTCGCGCTTGCGGTGATGGATGACGCGGGCGCGGCGTTGCCGCCGGGTGAAGCCGGCATGCTGTGCGCACGCGGGCCGAACGTGATGCTCGGCTATTGGCAGGACAGCGCTGCGACCGCGGACGTGCTTGGCGCGGACGGCTGGCTGCGGACCGGCGATCTCGCGCGCCGCGATGCCGACGGCTACTTCTACATCGAGGGACGGGCGAACCTTCTGGTGAAGGTGCAGGGCTATCGCGTTCACCCGGCCGAGGTCGAAAGTATCGTGGAGGCGGCGTTTCCCGGCGCCCGCGCGGTCGCGGTGCCGGTGCCCCATGCCGGGGATACGCGCTTTGCGCTGTTCGTCGCTCCGCAGGGCGCGGCCGTCGATGTCGGCAGTCTGCAGGCGGCCTGCCGGGCGGCGCTGGCATCCCACAAGGTCCCTGTCCATATCGAGATCGTGGAGGAGCTTCCGCTCACCTCCGGCTACAAGGTAGACCGCGCTGCCCTGAGCGCACGGGCCGCCGCGGCAGGACAGCCGCCTTCACCCGAATAG
- a CDS encoding MFS transporter, producing the protein MEFDSPRDILRHRPFQFFFVTRSFSRFATQISTVAIGWQIYDLTGSALYLGLAGLTQFLPTAILVFVAGHVADRYDRRRVLQVCQSAEGLVAIGLALGNVFDILTVPGIFAALIVLGTATAFESPATAAILPAVAPPGRLQQATALSTAGNQMATIVGPALGGFAYAASPSVPYAIMTVLWLFASVMTRAIHLERPPAPKEMPTFSALFGGVRFVRDNPIILGVISLDLFAVLFGGATALLPIYARDILQTGPWGLGLLRAGPAVGALAMTVVLAHLSINRRAGLRMFQAVIAFGVATIVFAFSETIWLSLLALAAMGAADTVSVVIRFSLVQLSTPDEMRGRVGAVNYLFVNASNQLGEFESGVVAEFLGAVPSAVLGGVGTILIALAWMRLFPTLRAVERLDEPMPSSSLASSAPPADVAMRARPPA; encoded by the coding sequence ATGGAGTTCGATTCCCCGCGCGATATCCTGCGGCACCGGCCGTTTCAGTTCTTCTTCGTGACGCGGAGCTTTTCGCGTTTCGCGACCCAGATCTCGACGGTCGCGATCGGCTGGCAGATCTATGATCTCACCGGTAGCGCGCTCTATCTCGGCCTCGCCGGGCTGACGCAATTCCTGCCGACGGCGATCCTTGTGTTCGTCGCGGGCCATGTCGCCGACCGCTACGACCGCCGTCGCGTGTTGCAGGTCTGCCAGAGTGCGGAGGGACTGGTGGCAATCGGGCTCGCGCTCGGCAATGTCTTCGACATTCTCACCGTGCCGGGGATTTTTGCGGCGCTTATCGTGCTCGGCACCGCGACCGCATTCGAGAGCCCGGCGACCGCGGCGATCCTGCCTGCGGTGGCGCCGCCGGGCCGGCTGCAGCAGGCGACCGCACTCTCCACTGCGGGCAACCAGATGGCGACAATCGTGGGTCCGGCGCTCGGCGGATTTGCCTACGCGGCCTCTCCAAGCGTGCCGTACGCTATTATGACCGTATTGTGGCTTTTCGCTTCGGTGATGACGCGCGCGATTCACCTCGAACGACCACCGGCGCCGAAGGAGATGCCGACCTTCAGTGCGCTGTTCGGGGGCGTGCGGTTCGTGCGCGACAACCCGATCATCCTCGGCGTGATCTCGCTCGACCTGTTTGCGGTGCTGTTCGGCGGTGCGACTGCGCTGCTGCCGATTTATGCGCGGGATATTCTGCAGACCGGCCCGTGGGGACTCGGGCTGTTGCGGGCGGGACCGGCAGTCGGCGCGCTGGCGATGACGGTCGTGCTCGCGCATCTGTCGATCAATCGCCGCGCGGGCTTGCGGATGTTTCAGGCGGTGATCGCGTTCGGCGTCGCGACCATCGTGTTCGCGTTCTCGGAGACGATCTGGCTGTCGCTGCTGGCGCTCGCGGCGATGGGCGCGGCCGATACCGTGAGCGTGGTGATCCGCTTCTCGCTGGTGCAGCTCTCGACGCCGGATGAGATGCGCGGCCGGGTGGGGGCGGTGAACTATCTGTTCGTCAATGCCTCAAACCAACTGGGCGAGTTCGAGAGCGGCGTCGTCGCGGAATTTCTCGGCGCGGTGCCGTCCGCGGTGCTGGGCGGCGTCGGCACCATCCTGATCGCGCTGGCATGGATGCGGCTGTTTCCAACACTGCGCGCGGTCGAGCGGCTGGACGAGCCGATGCCGTCGTCGTCTCTCGCATCTTCCGCGCCGCCTGCCGATGTGGCAATGAGAGCTCGGCCCCCGGCGTGA
- a CDS encoding DUF2778 domain-containing protein, with protein MKSRPRKPCDRKAAARQRHSHKAVRQTFIGGVLLAGGALSCLWILNVSLGEASTQPSSLPPFELATTVPSVSAAPARYAALLDATSSLGPATSFNKPVAFDERWASLAPAPEPARIDIAATRPVEPPAEVTQEVAAAVPLPAPRPAIAKNGPSREDATQENKDVALAQPAKEPSIFERLFGKLTPANTTLAYAAPDGGIFSDGTSRTGGRYDRYTAVYDISARTVYMPDGTKLEAHSGLGSRLDDPRFVHERMRGSTPPATYELKMREALFHGVEAIRLTPVDSNVYGRTGLLAHTYMLGPKGDSNGCVSFKDYDAFLKAYKNQQVKRLVVVARLNS; from the coding sequence ATGAAGTCTCGTCCCCGCAAGCCTTGTGATCGGAAAGCGGCTGCACGCCAGCGCCATTCCCACAAGGCCGTTCGGCAGACCTTTATTGGTGGCGTCCTGCTCGCGGGGGGCGCGCTTTCCTGTCTCTGGATTCTCAACGTCAGCCTCGGCGAGGCCTCGACCCAGCCGTCGTCGCTGCCGCCGTTTGAACTCGCGACCACCGTTCCCTCCGTCAGCGCTGCGCCCGCGCGTTATGCGGCGCTGCTCGATGCCACCTCGTCGCTCGGCCCGGCCACGTCGTTCAACAAACCGGTTGCCTTTGACGAGCGCTGGGCATCCCTGGCGCCCGCACCGGAGCCGGCCAGAATCGATATTGCCGCAACGCGCCCGGTAGAGCCGCCTGCGGAGGTGACGCAAGAGGTTGCGGCCGCCGTGCCACTGCCGGCGCCGCGCCCGGCCATCGCGAAGAACGGTCCCTCGCGCGAGGATGCGACTCAGGAGAACAAGGACGTCGCGCTGGCCCAGCCCGCGAAGGAGCCTTCGATCTTCGAGCGGCTGTTCGGCAAGCTCACCCCTGCCAACACCACGCTCGCTTATGCCGCACCGGATGGCGGTATTTTCAGCGATGGCACCAGCCGCACCGGCGGCCGCTATGATCGCTACACTGCCGTCTACGATATATCGGCGCGTACCGTTTACATGCCGGACGGCACCAAGCTCGAGGCGCATTCCGGCCTCGGCAGCCGGCTCGACGATCCGCGCTTCGTCCATGAGCGGATGCGGGGTTCGACGCCGCCCGCGACTTACGAGCTGAAAATGCGCGAGGCGCTGTTTCATGGCGTCGAGGCGATCCGCCTGACGCCGGTGGACAGCAACGTCTATGGCCGTACCGGGCTACTGGCTCACACCTACATGCTGGGGCCGAAGGGCGATTCCAACGGCTGCGTCTCGTTCAAGGACTACGACGCCTTCCTCAAGGCCTACAAAAACCAGCAGGTGAAGCGGCTCGTCGTCGTCGCCCGCCTCAACTCCTGA
- a CDS encoding ketopantoate reductase family protein — MAYNILILGASYGSLLASKLMFGGHNVTLVCLPAEADLINSEGFRVRMPVRGRKEQIEIESRKLAGKVTAAGPADVNPADFDLIGLAMQEPQYRSPGVRELLDAVAKSGKPCMSIMNMPPLPYVRRIPGLNHDALKPAYTDPSVWGSFTPGNVTLCSPDPQAVRPPEEKVNVLQVTLPTNFKVARFDNESYNTILKKLAADVEAVRFDAPEGKIELPVKLKYHESIFVPLAKWAMLLAGNYRCITKDGMRTAQEAVHSNIDESRSVYNFVNDLCVKLGAAPTDLVPFEKYAAAAESLTRPASAARALNNGAPYIERADKLVQLIAKEKGLSHPVIDGIVDLVDRRLEANRAKAAA; from the coding sequence ATGGCTTATAACATCCTCATCCTCGGCGCGTCTTATGGTTCGCTGCTCGCATCAAAACTGATGTTCGGCGGGCACAATGTGACTCTCGTCTGCCTTCCCGCCGAGGCCGATCTCATCAACAGCGAAGGCTTCCGTGTTCGCATGCCGGTGCGCGGTCGCAAGGAGCAGATCGAGATCGAATCTCGCAAGCTTGCGGGCAAGGTCACGGCGGCAGGTCCCGCCGATGTCAATCCGGCCGATTTCGATCTGATCGGCCTTGCGATGCAGGAGCCGCAATACCGCTCGCCAGGTGTGCGCGAACTGCTCGATGCCGTCGCGAAATCCGGCAAGCCGTGCATGTCGATCATGAACATGCCGCCGCTGCCGTATGTACGGCGCATTCCGGGCCTCAATCACGATGCACTGAAGCCCGCGTACACCGATCCGTCGGTATGGGGTTCGTTCACGCCCGGCAACGTGACGCTGTGCAGCCCGGACCCGCAGGCGGTGCGTCCGCCGGAAGAGAAGGTCAACGTGTTGCAGGTGACGTTGCCGACCAACTTCAAGGTCGCGCGCTTCGACAACGAGAGCTACAACACCATCCTCAAGAAGTTGGCAGCCGACGTCGAGGCGGTGCGCTTCGATGCGCCGGAAGGCAAGATCGAACTGCCGGTGAAGCTCAAGTATCACGAGTCGATCTTCGTGCCGCTCGCGAAGTGGGCGATGCTGCTTGCTGGCAACTATCGCTGCATCACCAAGGACGGCATGCGCACGGCGCAGGAGGCGGTGCATTCCAACATCGATGAATCCCGCTCGGTCTATAACTTCGTCAACGACCTCTGCGTGAAGCTCGGTGCGGCGCCGACCGATCTCGTCCCCTTCGAGAAATACGCGGCTGCGGCCGAGAGCCTGACGCGCCCGGCCTCCGCCGCCCGCGCGCTCAACAACGGCGCGCCCTATATCGAGCGCGCCGACAAGCTCGTGCAGTTGATCGCGAAGGAGAAGGGCCTCAGCCATCCGGTGATCGACGGCATTGTGGACCTGGTCGATCGGCGGCTGGAAGCCAATCGCGCCAAGGCGGCTGCTTAA
- a CDS encoding FAD-binding oxidoreductase, producing MHGGSQERRRKFYGWGYEGDEVTPAEMVEFEQAWTKLLGVTDFSALPFPTEDSVKIRDPRVKVPASLQHICATDKYDRLYHTYGSGTVDVAFSIRGEFRNPPDAVAYPRTEDDIVQIYRWCENDNLAAVPYGGGTSVVGGVNPPSHDRYRGVVSIDMKYFNKVLEIDKASQSARIQAGILGPDLERQLKPSGLTMRFFLQAWEFSSLGGWIATRAAGHFATVYTQIDDHVQSLKVVTPSGNIESRRFPTSGAGPNPDRLFLGSEGALGIITEAWVRLHKRPVHRQMASVRFADYDKAVEATRVISQANLYPASARLVEREEAVYTGSSDGSYDILVLGFESADRPVDALMKRALEICGDHGGKWDDTALGGDANADKSAKNWRDKFLRGPYLREYAIARGVMRETMETCVPWSGFAHLREHVKAETHRAIREVTGRPGSVTCRFTHIYPDGPAPYFTWFAYGDKMRVPEQYMAIKKIAEQAMVDAGGTVTHHHALGRDHRPWYDKERPELFCSAMKAAKDIFDPKMILNPGILFDPS from the coding sequence ATGCATGGCGGATCGCAGGAGCGGCGCAGAAAGTTCTACGGGTGGGGCTACGAGGGTGACGAAGTCACCCCGGCTGAAATGGTCGAGTTCGAACAGGCCTGGACCAAGCTTCTGGGCGTGACCGATTTCAGCGCGCTGCCGTTTCCGACCGAGGATTCGGTCAAGATTCGCGATCCGCGCGTGAAGGTCCCGGCTTCGCTGCAGCACATCTGCGCGACCGACAAGTATGATCGCCTCTATCACACCTACGGCTCCGGCACCGTCGATGTCGCCTTCTCGATCCGTGGCGAATTCCGCAATCCGCCGGATGCCGTCGCTTATCCGCGCACCGAAGACGACATCGTGCAGATCTATCGCTGGTGCGAGAACGACAACCTCGCGGCCGTGCCTTACGGTGGCGGCACCAGCGTCGTCGGCGGTGTCAATCCGCCGTCGCATGATCGCTATCGCGGCGTCGTGTCGATCGACATGAAGTATTTCAACAAGGTGCTGGAGATCGACAAGGCTTCGCAGTCGGCGCGGATTCAGGCCGGCATTCTCGGGCCGGATCTCGAGCGGCAGTTGAAGCCGAGCGGGCTCACCATGCGCTTCTTCCTGCAGGCGTGGGAGTTTTCTTCGCTCGGCGGATGGATCGCGACCCGCGCGGCCGGCCACTTCGCGACCGTCTACACCCAGATCGACGATCACGTGCAGAGCCTCAAGGTCGTCACGCCGTCGGGCAACATCGAATCCCGCCGCTTCCCGACCTCTGGCGCGGGCCCGAATCCCGACCGTCTGTTCCTCGGCTCGGAAGGCGCGCTCGGCATCATCACCGAGGCGTGGGTGCGGCTGCACAAGCGTCCTGTGCATCGGCAGATGGCGAGCGTGCGGTTCGCCGATTACGACAAGGCGGTCGAGGCGACGCGGGTGATCTCGCAGGCGAACCTCTATCCGGCGAGCGCGCGTCTCGTCGAGCGGGAGGAGGCTGTCTACACCGGCTCGAGCGACGGCAGCTACGACATTCTCGTGCTTGGCTTTGAATCCGCGGACCGTCCGGTCGATGCGCTGATGAAGCGCGCGCTCGAAATCTGTGGCGATCACGGCGGCAAGTGGGATGATACCGCGCTCGGCGGCGATGCCAACGCCGACAAGAGCGCGAAGAACTGGCGCGATAAGTTCTTGCGCGGGCCGTATTTGCGCGAATACGCGATTGCACGCGGTGTGATGCGCGAGACGATGGAAACCTGCGTGCCGTGGAGCGGCTTCGCGCACCTGCGTGAGCACGTGAAGGCGGAGACCCATCGTGCGATCCGCGAAGTGACGGGCCGCCCCGGTTCGGTGACGTGCCGCTTCACGCACATCTATCCCGACGGACCGGCGCCGTACTTCACCTGGTTCGCTTACGGCGACAAGATGCGTGTTCCCGAGCAGTACATGGCGATCAAGAAGATCGCGGAGCAGGCGATGGTCGATGCCGGCGGTACCGTCACGCACCATCACGCCTTGGGCCGCGATCATCGCCCCTGGTACGACAAGGAACGGCCTGAGTTGTTCTGCTCGGCGATGAAGGCCGCGAAGGACATCTTCGATCCGAAGATGATCCTCAATCCGGGGATCCTGTTCGATCCGTCGTGA
- a CDS encoding FadR/GntR family transcriptional regulator, with translation MGRHEVASTTISRILTFIRARNYEPKERLPSERDLAEKFATSRSAIREALATLEAMRVIERRPNSGIYLREWDQSSIEALVLHADSGLSLTREEVAKALEVRRILEVEAVRLACSRRTAADLKSLREILDETAARVAKRQSIENEDQAFHLGIVVATRNDVLVRVVNAFYEMSKQRRQLYFSDADRCELSYREHCRIVDAVEAREPDAAAQRMSEHLSQTAGSWASLLSDTDA, from the coding sequence ATGGGCAGGCATGAGGTCGCATCCACAACGATCAGCCGGATTCTGACGTTCATTCGGGCCCGGAACTACGAGCCGAAGGAGCGCCTGCCATCCGAGCGCGACCTTGCGGAGAAATTCGCCACCAGCCGCAGCGCAATCCGCGAGGCGCTGGCGACGCTCGAGGCCATGCGGGTGATCGAGCGGCGGCCGAATTCCGGCATTTATCTCCGCGAATGGGACCAGAGCAGCATCGAGGCGCTGGTGCTCCATGCCGATTCCGGGCTGTCGCTGACGCGCGAGGAGGTCGCCAAGGCGCTCGAAGTCCGCCGCATCCTTGAGGTCGAGGCGGTGCGGCTCGCCTGTTCGCGCCGGACGGCGGCCGACCTCAAAAGCCTCCGCGAAATTCTCGATGAGACCGCTGCGCGCGTGGCGAAGCGGCAGTCGATCGAGAACGAGGATCAGGCGTTTCATCTCGGCATCGTCGTTGCGACGCGCAATGACGTTCTCGTCCGCGTCGTGAACGCGTTTTACGAAATGTCGAAGCAGCGCCGCCAATTGTATTTTTCGGACGCCGACCGCTGCGAGCTGTCCTATCGGGAACATTGCCGGATCGTCGATGCCGTGGAGGCGCGCGAGCCCGATGCCGCCGCCCAGCGCATGAGCGAGCATCTCTCGCAGACCGCAGGATCGTGGGCGAGCCTTCTCAGCGATACCGACGCCTGA
- a CDS encoding TRAP transporter large permease — protein sequence MSTLFIFLLLVALMLTGMPISIALGLTVLTFLFVMTQVPIESVALKLFTGIENFEIMAIPFFILAGNFLTHGGVARRMIRFATSMIGHWYGGLGLAGVMACALFAAISGSSPATVIAIGSILMPAMVQQGFPKRFGAGVITTSGALGILIPPSIVMVIYSVATGGSVALGPNGERVLSASVGQLFMAGVIPGIMLASLLGMTTFYRAWKNDYPRLPRARWAERIKAFRECVWGLLLIVIVLGGIYAGWFTPTEAAAMSAVYAFVIAVFVYKDMTLRDVPRVLLGSANMSAMILYIITNAVLFSFLMTSEQVPQAMTSWITENGVNWVTFLIFVNILLLLAGNVMEASSIVLITAPILFPIAVKLGIHPVHLGILMVINMEVGMCHPPVGLNLYVASGIAKMGITELTVAVWPWLLTMLMFLVAVTFIPEISLWLPRMLGML from the coding sequence ATGAGCACGCTTTTCATCTTCCTGCTGCTGGTCGCGCTGATGCTGACCGGCATGCCGATCTCGATCGCACTCGGCCTCACGGTGCTGACGTTCCTGTTCGTGATGACGCAAGTGCCGATCGAGTCGGTGGCGCTGAAGCTGTTCACCGGCATCGAGAACTTCGAGATCATGGCGATCCCGTTCTTCATCCTGGCGGGCAACTTCCTCACTCATGGCGGCGTCGCGAGACGCATGATCAGATTCGCCACATCGATGATCGGCCACTGGTACGGCGGCCTCGGCCTCGCGGGCGTTATGGCGTGCGCGTTGTTCGCCGCGATCTCCGGCTCCTCGCCTGCGACGGTGATCGCGATCGGCTCGATCCTGATGCCGGCGATGGTGCAGCAGGGCTTCCCCAAGCGCTTCGGCGCAGGCGTCATCACCACCTCGGGCGCACTCGGCATTCTGATCCCGCCGTCCATCGTCATGGTGATCTATTCGGTCGCGACCGGCGGCAGCGTCGCGCTCGGGCCGAACGGCGAGCGGGTGCTCTCGGCCTCAGTCGGCCAGTTGTTCATGGCAGGCGTGATCCCGGGCATCATGCTCGCTTCGCTCCTCGGCATGACGACATTCTATCGTGCCTGGAAGAACGATTATCCGCGTTTGCCGCGAGCAAGGTGGGCCGAGCGGATCAAGGCATTCCGTGAGTGCGTCTGGGGTCTGCTGCTGATCGTCATCGTGCTCGGCGGCATCTATGCCGGTTGGTTCACGCCGACTGAAGCGGCGGCGATGAGCGCGGTCTATGCCTTCGTCATTGCGGTGTTCGTCTACAAGGACATGACACTGCGGGACGTGCCGCGTGTGTTGCTCGGCTCGGCCAACATGAGCGCGATGATCCTCTACATCATCACCAACGCCGTGCTGTTCTCGTTCCTGATGACGAGCGAGCAGGTGCCTCAGGCGATGACCTCGTGGATCACCGAGAACGGCGTGAACTGGGTCACCTTCCTGATCTTCGTGAACATCCTGCTGCTACTGGCGGGCAACGTGATGGAGGCGAGTTCGATCGTGCTCATCACCGCGCCGATCCTGTTCCCGATCGCGGTGAAGCTCGGCATCCATCCGGTGCACCTCGGCATCCTGATGGTGATCAACATGGAGGTGGGCATGTGCCACCCGCCTGTCGGCCTCAACCTCTATGTGGCGTCGGGTATCGCCAAGATGGGCATCACCGAGCTGACAGTTGCGGTGTGGCCGTGGTTGCTGACGATGCTGATGTTCCTCGTCGCGGTGACGTTCATCCCGGAAATCTCGCTGTGGCTGCCGCGCATGCTCGGCATGCTGTGA